One Intestinimonas butyriciproducens genomic window, ACCGAGCTGCGGATGAAGCAGGCCGCCGCTGCGGTGGGACAGTGCATGATGATGCACCTCTACGACAAGATGTTCGGGGAATACAACCGGGTGGTGGCCCAGATCCTGCTCACCGGCGAGGATGTGGACGCCCCTGTCCGGGCCGAGCACCTCCACAATACCTTTGAGTCCCTGCTGGAGCTGGGGATTATCCCCGTGGTCAACGAAAACGACTCGGTGTCCTCTGCGGAGATCGAGACCGGCAAGTGCAAGGTTCTGGGCGACAACGACACCTTGTCGGCCATGGTAGCTCGGCTGTGCCGGGCGGACCTGCTGGTGCTTCTGAGCGACATTGACGGTCTCTACGACGCCGATCCCCATGCAAACCCCTCCGCCCGGCTCATCCACCGGGTGGAGGCCGTCACACCGGAGCTGCGGGCCATGGCCGGCGGAGCCGGGTCCTGGCGCGGCACCGGGGGCATGGCGACGAAGCTCAGCGCCGCCGAACTGGCCATGGGCGCAGGCGTGGACATGGTCATCACCAATGGCGCCCGCCCCGAGGACCTCTACGGCGTAGTCAACGGCGAGGATGTGGGGACCCGCTTTGTCGCAAAGCCCCCTTGCTCCGCCCTGTCCTGAAAAGGCACTGGACTCAGTTGGTTCTTAATTCTTATCTTTGAAGGAGGGATCCCCCACTATGACCGCATTGGAGACCCAGGGCCTGGCCGCGAAGCGCGCCGCCCGCGTCCTTGCCGTGGCGGGCGCCGCAGAGAAAAACGCCGCTCTGGAGGCCATCGCCCAGGCGCTGTGCCTGCACCAGGACGCCATCCTGGCTGAAAATCAAAAGGACCTGGACGCCGCCCGGGCGGGCGGCATGAAGCAATCCCTGCTGGACCGGCTTGCCCTCAGCCCGCAGCGCATAGCGGGCATTGTCGAGGGCGTGCGCCAGGTGGCCGCCCTTCCGGACCCGGTCGGTGAAGTCACCCGAATGACGCGCCGCCCCAACGGCCTCATCATCGGCAAACGCAGGGTCCCCCTGGGCGTCATCGGCATCATCTACGAGGCCCGGCCCAACGTCACGGTGGATGCCGCCGCTCTCTGCCTCAAGTCGGGCAACGCCGTCATCCTCCGGGGCGGCAAGGAGGCCTTCCGCTCCAACCAGGCCTTTGTCTCCGTCATGCGGTCCGCTCTGGAGACCGCCGGGCTGCCCGAGGACTGTGTGGCCCTGGTGGAGGACACCAGCCGGGAGAGCGCAAATGAGCTGATGGGGCTCACCGGCTACCTGGACGTTCTCATCCCCCGCGGCGGCGCAGGCCTCATCCGGGCTGTGGTCCAGAACGCCAAAGTGCCTGTCATCGAGACCGGCGTGGGGGTCTGCCATGTCTATGTGGACGCAGAGGCCGACCTGGACATGGGGGCCGATATCATCTACAACGCCAAGACCTCCCGCCCCTCCGTGTGCAACGCCGCCGAGTGCCTGCTGGTCCACGAGGCCGTGGCGGAGGCCTTTCTCCCCAAGGCCAAGGCGCTGCTGGATGAGAAACATGTGGAGCTCCGTGGCTGCCCCCGGACGGCGGAGATTCTGGGCCCCTGCGTGGTCCCCGCCGCAGCGGAGGACTGGGACACCGAATACGGAGACTATATCCTGGCCGTCCGTGTGGTAAAGGACGCCGACGAGGCCATCGCCTTTATCAACGACCACGGCTCCGGACACTCCGAGGCCATCGTGACCGCCAACTACTTCACCGCCCAGAAGTTTCTGGACGAGGTGGACGCGGCGGCGGTGTACGTCAACGCCTCCACCCGCTTCACCG contains:
- the proB gene encoding glutamate 5-kinase, giving the protein METEKHCLRVVVKVGTSTLTHDTGRLNLHNMELLARTLSDLEGMGHEVILVSSGAIAVGTAKMGLKARPTELRMKQAAAAVGQCMMMHLYDKMFGEYNRVVAQILLTGEDVDAPVRAEHLHNTFESLLELGIIPVVNENDSVSSAEIETGKCKVLGDNDTLSAMVARLCRADLLVLLSDIDGLYDADPHANPSARLIHRVEAVTPELRAMAGGAGSWRGTGGMATKLSAAELAMGAGVDMVITNGARPEDLYGVVNGEDVGTRFVAKPPCSALS
- a CDS encoding glutamate-5-semialdehyde dehydrogenase, which gives rise to MTALETQGLAAKRAARVLAVAGAAEKNAALEAIAQALCLHQDAILAENQKDLDAARAGGMKQSLLDRLALSPQRIAGIVEGVRQVAALPDPVGEVTRMTRRPNGLIIGKRRVPLGVIGIIYEARPNVTVDAAALCLKSGNAVILRGGKEAFRSNQAFVSVMRSALETAGLPEDCVALVEDTSRESANELMGLTGYLDVLIPRGGAGLIRAVVQNAKVPVIETGVGVCHVYVDAEADLDMGADIIYNAKTSRPSVCNAAECLLVHEAVAEAFLPKAKALLDEKHVELRGCPRTAEILGPCVVPAAAEDWDTEYGDYILAVRVVKDADEAIAFINDHGSGHSEAIVTANYFTAQKFLDEVDAAAVYVNASTRFTDGFEFGLGAEIGISTQKMHARGPMGLEELTSSKYIVYGTGQIRT